Genomic window (Kazachstania africana CBS 2517 chromosome 10, complete genome):
ggtAGAAATTCTGGTGAAAAACTAGTAGCTATATTTAATTAGATAATATAATAGTTTATGTTTTACGTATGCAGCAATATTATCATCGCTATTTATTACACTCCGTTCCTCCAGAGCATAAGTCGAAAGAAATGAATCCCTTGTTCTATTATAGTAACCTTCGATCCACCTGTGGACATTATTTCCCATTAAATATTGCTACATGTACAAGTAATACCGATTAATTCGTTGGATCGAGATGCCTTGTCCTGTCTGTTTCCACGAATGATTATTTAAGAGACGCATCGCTTAGCTAAGaggaaatcaaattttgaacagGTTTGTAAACGACCGTCGGCTCCGAACCGAACCGAAGAGTACAGGTAATAACGTAATATTTTGCTGGCAGATGGTTACCATATTAGAGTATCCCACTACCCGCACGTTTGTTCTGTTGTCAATTACCTCATTGACTAATCCAGTACTTCCTTAATATTGATAGCACACCTTCGTGAACTACCTCTAAAATTCTATATAAGAGGAATAGAAAAAACGACTTGATAAAGTATCACATCTTGTacattttatattttttcattttaaaaAGACAATATTAATTAAACAACTATCAGTTTAAAACGACAACTAGATACTAtacaatatcaaaaataaataacaGAAATGTCCTTACCCACTACTATAAGAGCTGTTAAAGTTGATGGTGACAAGGCAACCATCAAGTCATCTATCCCTTTGCCAAGATTGGAAAATGGTTATCTTCTATTGAAGACAAAGGCTGTTGCTGGTAATCCAACTGATTGGAAGCATATTGAATACAAATTAGGTACTGATCAAGCCACTCTCGGTTGTGATGTTGTCGGTGAAATTGTCAAATTTGGTCCTGATGTTGATCAAACTAAATTTCACATCGGTGATATCGTCTATGGTTTCATCCATGGTGCCTCTGCTAGAAGCCCAGATAACGGTGCCTTTGCTGAATATGTTGCCTTAGATTCTAAATTAGCTCTTCAAACTCCAAAGGGTATGACATTCAGTGGTAAGGAACACATCCCAGAAGGCCCAGTCACTACTTTTGAAGGTGCTGCCACCATTCCATGTTCTTGGTACACTGCTGGTGCCACTTTGTTCCATCACTTCAAGTTAAAGTACGATTGGTCTGAAGACAAGCCACAATACAATTTCCCACTCTTAATTTGGGGTGGTGCTACCGCTTTGGGACAGCCAATGATTCAATTAGCTAAGAAATTCCACGCTTACAGTAAAATCATTGCTGTCGCATCTAAGAAGCACGAAGCTCAATTAAAGGCTTACGGTGCCGATGCTGTCTTTGATTACCATGATAGCGATGTCATTGAACAAATCAAAGCTAAATACAACAATATCAGACACTTATATGACTGTGTTTCCAACTCAGAAACCATTCAACAGGTTTATCAATGTTCTTCCGACAAAGAAGATACTATTGTCTTCAACTTCACTGGTATGAACGAAAACACCATCAAGCCAGAATTAAGAAGATCAAACATTAAAGTTCAAGACACTATAATTTACGCAGCTTTAGGATATGATATCCCATTTGGCGGCTCTCTAATACCAGCTGATCAAGAATACAGAAATAGTGttgtaaaatttgttaGTATTGCAAACAAGCTTTTCTTGAACGGTGAATTGCGTCACATCCCAGTCAAGGTATACAAGAATGGCTTAGAAGGTACTCTACAAATTACCGATGACATTAAGAATGGCAGGAACTCTGGTGAGAAATTAGTTGCCATCTTCgattaatttattttatacAGTATTTATAGtttaagaatttttttactaaAGACTTTTTTCTGCCATCTGAATGATGTATTCAGCATAAAAAGTCctaaaataattttgttaatttATCTTTAGTTTCTTCATAAACAAAGTACCCATCCCAATactaattgaaaaaaaccCAAGATTTTACTCGATACACTTTTAAAacgatgaaaaattatcacTGGCATCAAAGCTGTGTCGCAAATGTCATACCAAGCTGAAAAGTCCATACAAAAGACCAATATGATCGACGTACGTGCCTATCTATATGCCCTACATACATTCCACTCACATGTACCAAAAATGaggcaaaaaaagaacAGCACACACATGTGCATGTCTACTATTATCTAGCAGGTCAGTGCATTCACTACATGCTCAATTGACGTTAATTTCCACATGTTGTGGCATATGTGTTAATTCCAGCCCAGTTCCGTTTCCGTGCATCCGCTTCCGTTCAGCTGTATTGAAAAGTATAAATTGAACATGGAGAAACCAAGTTGAAATCAATCAGCATTTGCCCTATCTTTTCAGGCTCAAGTCACCTTCAAATAGTATATAAGTTGAATTGACATGATTCAACAGCCCAATTTAAGATATATAGGCTCTTTAGATGTATCGTTCCTAACAGTTCCACAACATTCCGCTTACTAAGTTTGTGAggtgaaaaatttcgaGGTAAGCCTTATTGAGGAAAAAAAGGACGCCTGGCATCAAATCCtaaaagtatataaagagCTTTTCCCCTTCTTGGCTTTCTTTCCGTTTGATCTTTCTAACTCGAAAACAATTACTTAATTAACATACAGTGTTAACTTTACCTATTATAACATGTCTTTACCTACTACTATGAGAGCTGTCGTCATCGAAGGTGACAAACCTGTCGTGAAAACCGGTGTACCATTACCAAAATTGGAAGATGGATTTGCTATGGTCAAGACAAAAGCTGTTGCTGGTAACCCAACTGATTGGAAACATATCCAATGGAAAATTGGTCCACAAGGTTCCATTCTTGGTTGTGATGTAGCTGGtgaaattgttcaattAGGTCCAAACGTTGACGCTAAAGAGGTTAAAATCGGTGACAAGATCACTGGTTTTGTCCACGGTGCCTCTGTTAGATGTCCTACAAATGGTGCCTTCGCTGAATACGTTGCCGTCGATCTTGCTACTGCTTACAGATTGCCAAGTTCAACTGATATAAGTGGTAAAGACAATCTTCCAGAAGGTAAGGTTACTACTTACGAAGGTGCTGCCACTTTACCAGTCTCTTTATCCACTGCTGGTGTTGCTTTGTACCACAATCTTGGCTTAAAGTTGGAATGGGAACCAGCTCAACCTCAAAAAAACCATCCAATTTTATTCTGGGGTGGTGCCACAGCTGTTGGTCAACCATTGATTCAATTGGCCAAAAAATTACACGGTTACACTAAGATCATTGTTGTTGCTTCCAAAAAGCACGAAGCTCAATTAAAGGCCTACGGTGCTGATGAAATCTACGACTACCATGATGCCGATGTTATTGAACAAATCACTTCTAAACATAAGAACATCCAACAGCTTGTCGACTGTGTTTCCAACCCTGAGACCATTCAACAAGTCTACAAGTGTGCTGCCGCTGACCTACCAGCCACTGTATTACAACTAGTCACTTtcaccattgaaaatatcaaaccTGAAGATAGAAGGGACAACGTCAAGATCGACGGTACTTTGTTGTATTTAGCTGCTGGTCACGCCGTCCCATTCGGCTCAATGACCCTTCCACAAGACAAGAAATACAGAGAGGACGccatcaaattcattagaTTCATCAATCCAAAGGTAGCAAACGGTGAAATCCACCATATCCCAGTC
Coding sequences:
- the KAFR0J02240 gene encoding zinc-binding alcohol dehydrogenase family protein (similar to Saccharomyces cerevisiae YNL134C; ancestral locus Anc_2.133) encodes the protein MSLPTTMRAVVIEGDKPVVKTGVPLPKLEDGFAMVKTKAVAGNPTDWKHIQWKIGPQGSILGCDVAGEIVQLGPNVDAKEVKIGDKITGFVHGASVRCPTNGAFAEYVAVDLATAYRLPSSTDISGKDNLPEGKVTTYEGAATLPVSLSTAGVALYHNLGLKLEWEPAQPQKNHPILFWGGATAVGQPLIQLAKKLHGYTKIIVVASKKHEAQLKAYGADEIYDYHDADVIEQITSKHKNIQQLVDCVSNPETIQQVYKCAAADLPATVLQLVTFTIENIKPEDRRDNVKIDGTLLYLAAGHAVPFGSMTLPQDKKYREDAIKFIRFINPKVANGEIHHIPVKVYKNGLDGAVQLTDDIKNNRNSGEKLVATFQ
- the KAFR0J02230 gene encoding zinc-binding alcohol dehydrogenase family protein, with amino-acid sequence MSLPTTIRAVKVDGDKATIKSSIPLPRLENGYLLLKTKAVAGNPTDWKHIEYKLGTDQATLGCDVVGEIVKFGPDVDQTKFHIGDIVYGFIHGASARSPDNGAFAEYVALDSKLALQTPKGMTFSGKEHIPEGPVTTFEGAATIPCSWYTAGATLFHHFKLKYDWSEDKPQYNFPLLIWGGATALGQPMIQLAKKFHAYSKIIAVASKKHEAQLKAYGADAVFDYHDSDVIEQIKAKYNNIRHLYDCVSNSETIQQVYQCSSDKEDTIVFNFTGMNENTIKPELRRSNIKVQDTIIYAALGYDIPFGGSLIPADQEYRNSVVKFVSIANKLFLNGELRHIPVKVYKNGLEGTLQITDDIKNGRNSGEKLVAIFD